Within Mytilus edulis chromosome 10, xbMytEdul2.2, whole genome shotgun sequence, the genomic segment TGGTATTTCTTTACTTTCTCTTTGAATATCATAGTGTATTGCATCAAGAGAATGTGATACTGATTGAAAATTATGCTAGATCTAatgaataaatttacaaaatgttgCAGATCGCATGTTCATcttcagatacatgtatgttcCAGTATTTGGGTCGATGTTTTAAATGCatattgaaaagttttttttaagaatcttCTTTACCTAAATGACCATAAACTTTTATCATAAGTTCATTTAACCCTTCCTTAAACTTCACATTGCTTACTTCATTTTATCTTTAGCAGACTTAAACGAATCAGCAACATAGTAAATTGGTTGAAATCTAGTGATAGGATATTCTTGAATAGCTGCCTTTTCTGGTTCAAAATTGCGTCTCTCTGGTTCATCTGTCTGACAGTACTAAATAGTAAACACAGAAATGGTTAATCACTAATACAATAATCTTTATGTATGAATATTAATATGAGAGAATAAAAAAAACCGCTCACTTGTCTGTCTTTCAAAAGcatcgaaaatagtggaataaattacttttggagtgtcaagaactcgttggaagtacttgataaattgcatgcttatattggtgattttgaatctgttcaaagttttgatttttctaccctgtataccacattgcctcacattctcattaagaaaaaattcacacacctaattaaatgggcattcaaaaaatcagaatgtgaatatatatgttcaaactcttttaggtcattttttagtagcaataaacaaaaaaactatgttaattggacatgctttgatactatatatgcccttgaatttttactagataacatttttgttcgctttggggattccgtatatcgtcagattatcggaattccaatggggactaactgtgcaccacttattgcggacctgtttttgtattgttatgagttacaatttatgacaaaaataagcaaagacccatcgaaacaacatctgataaacaaatttaataatacttttagatatttggatgatattttggctctcaataatgacgacttcagtatgtatattaatgaaatttatcctgttgaacttactttgaataaagctaatactaacaatgaccactgcccttttctcgatcttgatatctatatcactaatggaaagctgaatacaaaaatttatgataaaagggatgatttttcatttcctatcgttaattatccgtttttagatggtgacgttcccttgtcaccatcttacggtgtttatatatctcaacttgtacgattcgctcgtgtatgtaacaatgttttagattttaacgagagaaatttatgtattactgaaaaattattacaccagcgttttcgatatcacaaactagtcaaaatatttactaaattttatcatcggtataaagacatcattcgtaaatatagctcaacatgcagacttctaatacgttcaggtattttacatccaattttttatggtaatattctttataaagcacaaaggtgtcagtattcacctcagaaacttacaaaacctttgaatagacttattaagaagggatataattacgatactgttgtcaagtcattaaagattgcatattttggcgttaatattgagtcactgataaggtctttgcatcggaactaaacacatttattctaaaaacagttgttggcatgacacgggttatgttcttctcatatatgttatgatggtatgatactaaacccctaacgggaaggattgtgcctgatgttcatatgatgaaatcataatctttcagtcagtttaattgaagtctggagctggcatgtcagttaactgctagtagtctgttgttatttatgtattattgtcattttgtttattttctttggttacatcttcttacatcagactcggatttctcttgaactgaattttaatgtgcgtattgttatgcgtttactttactacattttttagaggtatagggggagggttgagatctcacaaacatgtttaacacagccgcatttttgcgcctgtccccagtcaggagcctctggcctttgttagtcttgtattattttaattttagtttcttgtgtacaatttggaaattagtatggcgttcattatcactggactagtatatatttgtttaggggccagctgaaggacgcatccgggtgcgggaatttctcgctacattgaagacctgttggtgaccctctgctgttgttttttatttggtcgggttgttgtctctttgacacattccccatttccattctcaattttatatatcataGACAAATGTATCCCATATCAGTTAAAAGTAATTTTAGTATAGCACACGATATATGTAACATATGGGTTTAAGTGGATTTACGTTATGCACGGAATATGTTTTTAAGAAATTCAACAGTCGAAATCTTTCTGTGAAAATAGGAATTACAATTAAAGATCATTCTATCGAGCACTTAGATCATATCGCATTAAGTGCATAAACTAcgtttttatatcatataataGATAAATAGTCTAATAGCTGACGAAATTTTTTACTTGACAATAAAGTAGATACTTTTGcaaatatttaaacttttatattgtGTTTTCACTCAAGTGAAATGATAAAggctcttcatttttttttattacaattgaGTCGACGCCATTACTAGCGATAGTTTATCAACAGTGATGTGGTATTCCTAAAACATATTGTAACAATTTAGgtaaatacataaatttattttcatatccaTTTCAATTGTGTCTTTAAATATGTAAATGCCTACCTCTATTTCTCCAAATGAAGACAGAATACCAGCACCATACGCTTTTACATCTTTTCCTTCACGACAGAGTCCAAACTCTATGGTAAACCAGTACAGCtacaattaaattaattaaatatgaaaatcatATCACTATAAAGATAacggcaacattagtataccagtgttattaatcgattgagagagaacaaatccaggttacaatcTTAagctgagggaaacacatcaactttaagatgAGAACAGAAAGAAGGTGTTTTCAATTGTCTCAATTTATTCATACATCATACCAGTTTTATATGGATATTATAGTATCAATTGTTTTTTGATGATAACATTCCAACTGAAAACTGATTAACGAGATGAAGTATATGTTTTAAAGCATCTTACAAAAGTAATTATAAAACCGTTGTAGTATATTCATTGTGCACCTATTTGCGAAAATGGTCTGTTAAACGGGGTAACAAATCATTGATTGCTGACAGAAAACGATCTGTTAACTTTCGTATTCGAATTCTCTCTTAACGTCTGCTGTTTGTACACTAAAGCCAACTTTCAGTTTCATGAAACAATTTAGTTTTCATGACAGCCGCTGTTTACTTTTAACCCAGTAAATAACTGTGTTATAAATCTCGATATCGGTAATATCAATTTAGACATAAAAAGTATAACGAGAACAATACTACTTGTGTTAACAATGTTACTGTTTTTAAGTAATGAAACACATTATTTATTACAATACAAATTAAACCCTCCGAATTCTTAACTTGACTTGAAAATTCTAACATACCGTTGCAAGCTTTTTAACATCCTCTTCTGAAGCTCCCAAACTGGCTAGTCCTAGTTCTTGTGAAAACTGTGCAAAATCAGGATCTGCAAACATTGGCACGTGACCTAGTAACTCATGGCAGACATCTCTGTTAATTCAAAAACCAATTTAAAACACAATGATATATATAGAGAGATATAAGGCATTCAAACATCAACTTACACAACCGGTTAACCGGTAAATCTGTCGAACGATTACCCGAGTAACCGGTTAGTTAAaactgtacgatttgacaacactaataattataatcctggtacctttgataactatccaAGTCAACACATAAGTGCTGACAACTATGGTTACAATGAATTATAATGACTTGTTCATTGCATTCTTATTTTTGGATGCGCCAACTACTCACATAGATTAGTCTttcaaaaatcatgaaaaaaaatcataaaaaatcctatattgatatatgaatatatagttgtctcataccacatcatcttatttatATGTGTACATTCATTAATACTTTGCGTAAGATGATACTTACGGTTCTGGTGTATAGAGTGGTTTCGAACCATGTCTAATATACTGAGTTGCATGAAAGACACGAAAAGCTAATCCTGCCAGAAAATCTCTTGATGATAGCAAACCAGCTACTGGTCGTAGAGAGAATCCGGAAcgatctgattaaaataaatgatatcaatGTATAAGTATTAATGGGTGCTTTGACGATATCAGTTCTCTCTCATATTTTAGAAAACGTTGTTAACAGTATTGATATTTTAAGGAAAGGAAGAAGTAATTTGATATCCAATGAGGCATATAACCAGCAGATACCCAACCAATAAGGCTAATATACACGAAAGGACGACGGTTTCTAGTTCAGCCcttgataataaataaaaactttacaaaatattaaactacAAATGAATCTGACGGGAGGAGTTTTAAAACAACTAAATAGAATTGATTtcagattaataaaaaaaaataacaaacagaaAGTATTAAATGGACAACAACCAATGACTAATAGACTCTTGACCTTTCGTTTTGAGTTCTAACTTTTAAATAAGACAAATCTCCTTTTCTAATACTAGCAGCGTCTCGTATCTGCCTTCCTTAATGCACAATAAAACATACAAAGTTGTTTAATGTAATGGAAGGCTGTATTTGCATATTGAGACATCTTGCAGTTTTTGTGATATTCAACCGCTTGCAATAGTTACCATGATTTTCTTGCAGGAAAGTTTCAATTAAGAGCTAGTAGTTTTGGAAGAAACAGATCTGAAATCATCTTATCGAAAGTGTGATATGTGTCATCAAAATTAAATGACTACGACATTCATGTGACTTCGAGGACAAGGAACATATTCCGCTTGTCGTACGTTATTAATTAAAAGAAACCCCAATAATCGCTTTATTTTCCCCTTCCTTGAACAAAATATCTACCTATTTTAGTAAGTTACTAGATAATATATCGTAACATGCTCACCTCTCAGAAAGTTTGATATATCTTCCAGCTGTGGAATGTTATCAGCACTATATCCACATTTCTGTTGTAGAAGTGGAAATGCTTCCAGGAACTCCTTACAAGCATGTTTTGGATATAATGCTGTTAATCTTGTATAGATTGCGTTCCTATCAAAAtgcaaaacaatatttaaaatacttTTCTTAATTCATGTAGCCAGATATTATTAGTAAAATTTCTGCCAAAGATGTTAATGTATACATGCTATCATTTTATGTTCATTCCCTATTTTAACAATCATTTCTTATTAAAGGTATTGGTTATAAGACTAACGATGTAATCTCTAGTTCTTTTCGATCGTTTTTTATTGAAGACGTCTCCATCAATATGATTTTAAAAGACTATTTAGAAATATGGGTATCCTATTACGAATGGCTTTCTTGTCTTGATGTGTTGACTTTTGATGCCATGTTCAAGTGTTATgaaactaagaaaaaaaattagaatacCGTGAAATGTAAGATTTGATTGTCTgctgttttgataattttatattctAGGAGTTCTTTCACTCGTCaaactaaatatattttaaagtatttatacCTCTACTTCACTAAAACTAAAAACTGGAGTGATTGGCATGCAAGCTTGTCATGTATTGTGTTCTGTTATgacgttgttttcctcttaaagttgatgtgtttccctcgtttttagtttgtaacccggatttgttttctctcaatcgatttatgacctttGATGGAAATCTCGTAATAACTTACCACGTTTTTACTTCATCCTCTGTATACTCTACACGTGGAATAGATTCTCCActgcaaacaaaatattttaggtGATTCATACATTTGTATTGCGTCTCTTTTTCAATAATTCTTAAATTGATTATTTGAAAAGAAAGTATTCGTGTatcttttattatctttttttttcttaattgattATAAACATAGACATATGGAACTCCAACATATTaaagtttttctttctttattacGCATTTGCTAATCTTGAGTTTGTATTTACAATCGTATTACAAAACTTTTCTTCGATTCGGCATAGgtattaaacatatatatatatatatgttatgtacaagttattattttgtaaaaattataatttgtacaaaaatatcgtgcaaattataatttgtattttgactttgtacaaattgtaatttgtacaaaaagtgcctatccacattataatttgtacaaaataaggcataatttcacttataacttgtacaatattttacatataataagtgcacaatcaaatgataaaaaataatttcaattttaattacgAATTAATATGAAACACACTGACAACTCTATTTACAATActatacaataatatacaatGCTTTTATTTGTTGGAGCAGGTGAGCGAACCATGACACCTTGAATTACACAATACATTCTGTTTTTTGCATTTACACTTCGAATTGTTACAGCCGCCTTCGGATTTGCAAGAGAGATAACCCTGTTCAccagtttttgaaatttttttcgcAGCTTCCATCTGGGAAAATTGAAAATCTGGAATTTGTGCAACGGACAAAGAAGAGTCACTAATTCATTCTAGTTGGTTTGTGCTAAAGACTCCTGATAAATTACCAGCTATTGTCCCTACACGATGGCCAAAATTTACTTCTTCTACAACAACACCTTGTATATTCCTCTTTCAGATTCTACCGATTCAGCATCTGTGTTTCTCTCCCATTATCTCTTTGGAGGATATGGGTGaaccaaagagaagaaaaatgTCAAGTAATTGATACGCAACTTCAGCAGCTCTCTTAGATTTCAGAGCTCTAAGCACGCTAAATTTGGTCAGATGATCTTGATGGTTAGGGACAGATTGAAGGTCTACAAGGTCAATCTGCCCTCTACAGTTGAAATCAGCAGAAAGTATTGGTTTAACAACTAGTTTTGGTATGTCAGTACGTTTTCGTTTCAAGATACATTGTTCACAATTGGTTGTAAATCATGCGTATAGCTTCCCGGCTAATGTtagcaaaatgtttttttaaaggtcTTTGTTAGTTTTATGGAGACCTCAAAATGGGTTTTTATAATATCATACATACATTATCCTCAAGGGGTAACCATTTTTTTAACACCTTCACTTTTACTTGTGTTAATGACCATGTGAAAGACAATTGAACAGAAGTTCAATTTATAACCTCAAGGCaatataaatgaatcaatatgACTTTAAAAATAGCATTGAAAAGTTTTTATAGTGGGTATCAACACTTTTTTTGTCACAATATCcatatgataaattattg encodes:
- the LOC139491085 gene encoding protein henna-like, whose translation is MDSAEEPKSAAQIGNIEAVKFTTKFDNLIPALTILEKHDVKISHVESRQSKEFKDCHDFMVVPTTQMNGLKTAIDELKKIGKCVTIVGEDIWIPKHVSDLDRYVDKVLSAGEDLEADHPGFTDAVYRKRRKYFADIALNYKHGESIPRVEYTEDEVKTWNAIYTRLTALYPKHACKEFLEAFPLLQQKCGYSADNIPQLEDISNFLRDRSGFSLRPVAGLLSSRDFLAGLAFRVFHATQYIRHGSKPLYTPEPDVCHELLGHVPMFADPDFAQFSQELGLASLGASEEDVKKLATLYWFTIEFGLCREGKDVKAYGAGILSSFGEIEYCQTDEPERRNFEPEKAAIQEYPITRFQPIYYVADSFKSAKDKMKDYASKIPRSFNVRYNPFTKRIDVIDGTKGVANLVKELQGEVTMLQDTLTKIGSFRE